CTCCTGCGGATCGAACTGGCCGATGCCGCGCCGCTCGGAACCCGGCGGGGCTGGCGCGCGCGCTATCCCGTAGTGCAGTGGAGCGTGGTGTTGTGATCATTGCAGGCTTCGGCTTCCGCTCGGGTGCGAGCCTGGCTTCGCTGCGCGCGGCATTCCTGCTGGCGCAGCAGGGGCACCCACCAGTCACTCATCTCGCCACCGCGTGCGACAAGCTGGCGGCGCTGGCCCCATTGGCCGAAGCGTTAGGCCTGCCGCTGACCGGGGTGGAGTCTGCAGCGCTGGCCGCTGTTCCGACGATCACCCGATCCGCCGCCAGCCTGGCCGCGCACGGCACCGGCAGCCTCGCCGAAGCCAGTGCTCTCGCCGCGGCAGGCCAGGGCGCGTGCCTGCTTGGGCCGCGCCATATCTCGCCCGATCGCATGGCCACCTGCGCCATCGTCAAAGGACAATCGACATGAACGTGCATTTCATCGGCGCTGGCCCCGGCGCGCCCGACCTTCTGACCCTGCGCGGGCGCGACCTGATCGCGGCTAGCCCGGTGTGCCTCTATGCCGGTTCGCTGGTGCCGGAGGCGGTGCTAGCGCATTGCCCGCCTGGCGCGCGCATCATCAACACCGCGCCGCTGGAACTGGACGGGATCATGGCCGAGATCGCCGCTGCCCATGCCGCCGGGCAGGATGTCGCGCGGCTCCATTCGGGTGACCTTTCGGTCTGGTCGGCGATGGGCGAACAACTGCGCCGCCTGCGCGCGATGGACATTCCCTTCACGGTCACGCCCGGAGTGCCCGCCTTCGCCGCCGCCGCCGCCGCGCTTGAGGCGGAACTGACGCTGCCCGAACTGTCGCAATCGCTGGTGCTGACCCGCACGCCGGGCCGGGCCAGCACAATGCCGCCCGCCGAAAGCCTGGCCAATTTCGCAGTGACCGGCGCGACGCTGGCCATTCATCTGTCGATCCACAACCTCGCGACCGTGGTGGCCGATCTGGTCCCCGCCTATGGCGCGGATTGTCCGGTCGCGGTGGTCTGGCGGGCAAGCTGGCCAGACCAGCGGGTGGTGCGCGCCACGCTCGCAACCATTGAGGAAGCCGTCGCGGGTAGCATGGAGCGTACTGCGCTGATCTTGGTCGGGCGGGTGCTGGAGGCGGGGGATTTTGCCGAGAGCAGCCTCTACGCGCCCGGCTATGATCGCCGGTTCCGGCCGCAGGACGCGACGTCTCGGTTTGCTGGGGCGTCGAAGTGAGCGTGCCAGGCAGCTTTCCACCGGGCCTGATGATCGCCGCCCCCGCGTCGGGAACGGGCAAGACCACGGTCATGCTCGGCCTGCTGCGCGCGCTGGCTGAGGACGGGCTGGCGGTGCAGCCCTTCAAGAGCGGACCGGACTATATCGACCCGGCTTTCCACCGCGCCGCCAGTGGCCGGTCTTCGTTCAACCTCGATAGCTGGGCAATGGACGGCACTCTGCTGGATACGATCGCTTCGCAGGCGACTGGGGCGGACATGGTGCTCGCCGAAGGATCGATGGGTCTTTACGATGGCGTCGCGCAGGCCGGGGCGACAGGGAATGGCGCAAGCGCCGACATCGCCCGCCGCATGGGCTGGCCGGTGGTGCTGGTGCTGGACGTATCGGGACAGGCGCAGTCTGCCGCCGCCGCGGCGCTGGGGTTCAAGCTGCTTGATGCGGAACTGCCGTTCGCCGGCGTGATCCTCAACCGCGTGGCCAGCCCGCGTCATGAACGGCTGGTGCGGCGGGGTCTGGAGGCGGTCGGGATACCTGTGCTGGGGGCCCTGCCACGGCGCGGCGACCTGACGCTGCCTGAACGCCATCTCGGACTGGTTCAGGCACAGGAGCATCCCGATCTCGACCGCGCGATTGGCGATTATGCCACGTTCATGCGGGGCCATGCCGATCTTGCCACGATCCGCGCCGCCGCCGGAACGCGCGCGGCCGGGGGCGGCGCGGGGCGATTGCCCCCGCCACCGGCGCAGCGCATCGCCATCGCCCTCGATGCCGCCTTTTCCTTCCTCTATCCCCATCTGCTCGAAGGCTGGCGGCGGGCCGGGGCTGAGATCATGCCCTTTTCGCCGCTGGCCGATGAAGCCCCGGCCCATGATGCGGATCTGGCCTGGTTGCCCGGCGGCTATCCCGAACTGCACGCCGGGATGATCGCCGGTGCCGCGATGTTCCTGTCCGGCCTGCGCGCTCATGCCCAGACGCGGCCCGTCCATGGCGAATGCGGCGGCTACATGGTGCTGGGCGAGGCGCTGATCGACAAGAATGGCGAGCGGCACCGCATGGCCGGGCTGCTCGGCCTCGTTACCAGCCATGCCCAGCGCCGGATGCACCTGGGCTATCGCCATGCCGAACTGCTCGCGCCGGTGGCGGGCCTTGCCGCGGGGACCAAACTGCGCGGCCATGAATTCCATTATTCCACGATTCTAGAGCAGACCGACGCCCCGCTAGCGCGGGTGACCGATGCCGACGGCGAGGCTGTGGCCGAAACCGGATCGCACCGGGGCCATGTGACCGGCACCTATTTCCATATGATCGCGCCGGCCTAATGATCGAGCTTCACCTCATCGGCATCGGCACGGGCAACCCGGATCACCTGACCGCGCAGGCGGCGGCGGCGATGAACCGTGCCGACCTGATCCTGCTGCCGCGCAAGGGCGCCGCGAAATCGGACCTCATCGACCTGCGGCGCGAGATTTGCGCCACCGTGCTTACTGCTCCTGTCCAGATCGTGGAGTTCGACCTGCCAGTACGCAGCGATGATCCGGTCTATCTGGATGCCGTCCACGACTGGCACAATGCCATCGCCGCCGCATGGCGCGCGCAGATCGCTGCGCATCTGCCAGGTGGCGGCAGGCTTGCCATGCTGGTCTGGGGCGACCCCTCGCTTTACGACAGCACGCTGCGGATCGCGCAAAGGCTGCAAGGCGCCGGGTTGGAGATCGATGTTCGCGTCGTGCCGGGCATCACCAGCATTCAGGCGCTGACCGCCGCCCACGCCATCCCGCTGAATCCGTTGGCCGGACCGGTGACGATCACCACCGGACGGCAATTGCGGGAAGGGGGCTGGCCCGAAACGGCGGATACCGTCGTCGTCATGCTCGATAGTGGCTGCGCCTTCGACGCGCTCGATCCGCAAGGCATCTCGATCTGGTGGGGCGCCTATCTCGGCATGGCGCATGAAGCGCTCGAACAGGGAGCGCTGGCCGAGGCCGCACCCCGGATCGCCGCGCGGCGCGCGGAGCTGCGCGCGCGCCATGGCTGGATCATGGATGTCTATCTGATGCGAAAGGAGCGGGACGATGGTGCCTGAAGGTGATGGTGAACAGGTGCAGGGCGATGCCCGCCATGCCGAGAAGATGCGCAAGAAGCAGGCCACCCGCGGCACGATCATGGCCAGCAAGACCCGCGAGAAGGGGCTGCTGATCGTCCACACCGGCAAGGGCAAGGGCAAGACCAGCGCGGCGCTGGGCATGGTCGTGCGCGCGATCGGTCACGGCATGAAGGTGGGCGTGGTCCAGTTCGTCAAGGGTGCGATGACCACCGGCGAGAAAGCCGTGTTCGATGCTTTCCCCTGCAATGTCGAATTCAAGCCGATGGGAGAGGGCTTTACCTGGGATACGCAAGACCGCGCGCGGGACATCGCCGTAACCCGCACCGCCTGGGAGGAAGTGAAGCGGATGATCGCCGATCCCTCCTATCACATGGTGCTGGCCGACGAACTGAACATCGCGCTGCGCTATGACTATCTGCCGCTGGACGAAGTGCTGGAGGTGCTGACCGCGCGCGACGAGATGAAGCACGTCATCGTCACCGGTCGCAACGCACCCGAAGCGCTGATGGATGCGGCCGATCTCGTTACCGAGATGACCATGGTGAAGCACCCCTTCCGGTCCGGCGTGAAGGCGCAGAAGGGTATCGAGTTCTGAGCGCGCAGCCGCCTTTGTTCGACGCTGACTTTGCCGAGCGTTTCAACGCACTGCTGCGCTGGCGGCGCGATGTCCGGCATTTCGCGCCCCGTGCGGTGGCGGAAGCGGACATGACCGCGCTGCTGGATTGTGCCGCGCTCGCGCCGTCGGTCGGCAATGCACAGCCGTGGCGTTTCGTGCGCCTGCGTTCGCCCGCGATCGGTGATGCGCTTGCCGCGCATGTCGACGAGCAAAGCGCGCGCGCGGCACAGGGCTATGCCGGGCAGACGCGGCATGAACACTATCTCTCGTTGAAACTTCACGGACTGCGCGAGGCGCCCGAACTGATGGCCGTGTTCTGCGATGACCGGCCAGAGGCGGGACATGGCCTTGGCATCGCCACCATGCCCGAAACGCTGCGCTATTCCTGCGTTCTGGCAATCCACACCCTGTGGCTGGCGGCGCGGCTGCGCGGCATTGGCCTCGGGTGGGTGTCGATCCTCGATCCCGAGGCGGTCCACGCCATGCTGGACGTGCCCGCGCACTGGTCGCTGATCGCGCTGCTGTGCATCGGCTATCCGGCTCAGGAATCCAACATGCCCGAACTGGAGCAGCGCGGCTGGCAAGCCCGCGAGCCCCTGGCCGACCGGGTGTTCGAGCGATGACCCTCACCCAAAGGAAAAAGTTACCATGCTGACACCCGTGGAGGATGGCCCCGCCATTGTTGCATGCAACACCTGCCGCCACAGCGCGGACGAGCGCGAAGATGCTTCGGGCATGCGTGGCGGCCTGCGGATGGTGGCCGCGCTACAGGCCGCGCGGAACAGCGATGCCCGCTATGCCGGGATTGCGGTGCAGGAGATGCCCTGCCTGTTCGCCTGCACCGAATTCTGCACCATCCACCTGCGCGCGCCGGGCAAGGTCGGTTATGTGCTGGGCCGGTTCACGCCCGACGAGGAAGCCGCGACGGCCATTCTGGACTATGCCGTCCACTATGCCGCCAGCGAGCATGGGCGGGTGCCGTTCAAGCAGTGGCCGCAAGGGGTGAAGGGCCATTTTATCACCCGCACCCCGCCACCGGGGTTCGTGGCGGAATGACCGGCTTTTCCTCACCCGCCGCGTTCGGTGCGGCCTTGCGCGATCTGGCCCGGCCCGATGCTCGGGCCATAGCCGCAGCCCGCGCGCGGCAGGACAATCTGACCAAGCCAGCGGGATCGCTCGGCCGGCTGGAAGACATCGCTGTGTTCATGGCCGGTTGGCAGGGCACCGATCGCCCGGTGATCGAGCGCGTCCGGGCGGCGATCTTTGCCGGGAACCACGGTTTCGTCGTCCACGGCGTCAGTGCCTTTCCGGCCAGCGTGACCGCCGCGATGGTGGCCAATTTCGCGGGCGGCGGGGCGGCGATCAACGCGCTGGCCGGGGCCGCTAATCTGGACCTGCGGGTGGTTCCGCTTGATCTGGAGCGGCCCACAGCCGACTTTACCACGGCCCCCGCCATGTCCGAGGACGAATGCCTTGCCGCGCTCTCTGCCGGGGCGGCGGTGGTGGAACCGGGGATGCACATGCTGGTGGTGGGTGAAATGGGCATCGGCAATTCGACCGCCGCCGCAGCGCTCTGCGCGCGCAGCTTTGGCGGCTTGCCCGCGCAATGGGTGGGGCCGGGAACCGGCCTTGATGCCGATGGGATCGCGCGCAAGGT
The Novosphingobium sp. EMRT-2 genome window above contains:
- the bluB gene encoding 5,6-dimethylbenzimidazole synthase, producing MFDADFAERFNALLRWRRDVRHFAPRAVAEADMTALLDCAALAPSVGNAQPWRFVRLRSPAIGDALAAHVDEQSARAAQGYAGQTRHEHYLSLKLHGLREAPELMAVFCDDRPEAGHGLGIATMPETLRYSCVLAIHTLWLAARLRGIGLGWVSILDPEAVHAMLDVPAHWSLIALLCIGYPAQESNMPELEQRGWQAREPLADRVFER
- a CDS encoding DUF1636 domain-containing protein; translated protein: MLTPVEDGPAIVACNTCRHSADEREDASGMRGGLRMVAALQAARNSDARYAGIAVQEMPCLFACTEFCTIHLRAPGKVGYVLGRFTPDEEAATAILDYAVHYAASEHGRVPFKQWPQGVKGHFITRTPPPGFVAE
- the cobM gene encoding precorrin-4 C(11)-methyltransferase, translating into MNVHFIGAGPGAPDLLTLRGRDLIAASPVCLYAGSLVPEAVLAHCPPGARIINTAPLELDGIMAEIAAAHAAGQDVARLHSGDLSVWSAMGEQLRRLRAMDIPFTVTPGVPAFAAAAAALEAELTLPELSQSLVLTRTPGRASTMPPAESLANFAVTGATLAIHLSIHNLATVVADLVPAYGADCPVAVVWRASWPDQRVVRATLATIEEAVAGSMERTALILVGRVLEAGDFAESSLYAPGYDRRFRPQDATSRFAGASK
- the cobT gene encoding nicotinate-nucleotide--dimethylbenzimidazole phosphoribosyltransferase, translating into MTGFSSPAAFGAALRDLARPDARAIAAARARQDNLTKPAGSLGRLEDIAVFMAGWQGTDRPVIERVRAAIFAGNHGFVVHGVSAFPASVTAAMVANFAGGGAAINALAGAANLDLRVVPLDLERPTADFTTAPAMSEDECLAALSAGAAVVEPGMHMLVVGEMGIGNSTAAAALCARSFGGLPAQWVGPGTGLDADGIARKVTVVERALALHADAPHTPVETLRRLGGREIAAIAGAVLEARRQRVPVILDGFISCAALAPLAAAVPDITDHCLAGHCSAEPGHVGLLAHLGLDPLLSLGLRLGEGSGAALAVSIIRAALATHNGMATFAEAGVAGGL
- the cobO gene encoding cob(I)yrinic acid a,c-diamide adenosyltransferase is translated as MVPEGDGEQVQGDARHAEKMRKKQATRGTIMASKTREKGLLIVHTGKGKGKTSAALGMVVRAIGHGMKVGVVQFVKGAMTTGEKAVFDAFPCNVEFKPMGEGFTWDTQDRARDIAVTRTAWEEVKRMIADPSYHMVLADELNIALRYDYLPLDEVLEVLTARDEMKHVIVTGRNAPEALMDAADLVTEMTMVKHPFRSGVKAQKGIEF
- the cobF gene encoding precorrin-6A synthase (deacetylating) yields the protein MIELHLIGIGTGNPDHLTAQAAAAMNRADLILLPRKGAAKSDLIDLRREICATVLTAPVQIVEFDLPVRSDDPVYLDAVHDWHNAIAAAWRAQIAAHLPGGGRLAMLVWGDPSLYDSTLRIAQRLQGAGLEIDVRVVPGITSIQALTAAHAIPLNPLAGPVTITTGRQLREGGWPETADTVVVMLDSGCAFDALDPQGISIWWGAYLGMAHEALEQGALAEAAPRIAARRAELRARHGWIMDVYLMRKERDDGA
- a CDS encoding cobalamin biosynthesis protein codes for the protein MIIAGFGFRSGASLASLRAAFLLAQQGHPPVTHLATACDKLAALAPLAEALGLPLTGVESAALAAVPTITRSAASLAAHGTGSLAEASALAAAGQGACLLGPRHISPDRMATCAIVKGQST
- a CDS encoding cobyrinate a,c-diamide synthase, which encodes MIAAPASGTGKTTVMLGLLRALAEDGLAVQPFKSGPDYIDPAFHRAASGRSSFNLDSWAMDGTLLDTIASQATGADMVLAEGSMGLYDGVAQAGATGNGASADIARRMGWPVVLVLDVSGQAQSAAAAALGFKLLDAELPFAGVILNRVASPRHERLVRRGLEAVGIPVLGALPRRGDLTLPERHLGLVQAQEHPDLDRAIGDYATFMRGHADLATIRAAAGTRAAGGGAGRLPPPPAQRIAIALDAAFSFLYPHLLEGWRRAGAEIMPFSPLADEAPAHDADLAWLPGGYPELHAGMIAGAAMFLSGLRAHAQTRPVHGECGGYMVLGEALIDKNGERHRMAGLLGLVTSHAQRRMHLGYRHAELLAPVAGLAAGTKLRGHEFHYSTILEQTDAPLARVTDADGEAVAETGSHRGHVTGTYFHMIAPA